One segment of Bradyrhizobium sp. WD16 DNA contains the following:
- the hpaR gene encoding homoprotocatechuate degradation operon regulator HpaR, with amino-acid sequence MRDFSRSLPMALLRAREAVMRQFRPILRAHDLTEQQWRILRALSAVEQIEASELARATYLLGPSLSRILRDLEARDLIRRRSPESDLRRALVSIAPAGLAVIAAVAPRSEAIYAEITDRYGPGKLETLQGLLGELEAVLLASPPKRPPARPKAGSGKARQAASRNPGRD; translated from the coding sequence ATGCGCGACTTCTCGCGGTCGTTGCCGATGGCGCTGCTGCGCGCCCGCGAGGCGGTGATGCGCCAGTTCCGGCCGATCCTGCGCGCCCATGACCTCACCGAGCAGCAATGGCGGATCCTGCGCGCCCTGTCGGCGGTCGAGCAGATCGAGGCGAGCGAACTCGCCCGCGCCACTTATCTCCTGGGCCCCAGCCTGTCGCGCATCCTGCGCGATCTCGAAGCGCGCGATCTGATCCGCCGCCGCTCGCCGGAAAGCGACCTGCGCCGCGCGCTGGTGTCGATCGCCCCGGCGGGGCTCGCGGTGATCGCAGCGGTGGCGCCGCGCTCCGAGGCGATCTACGCCGAGATCACGGATCGTTACGGCCCCGGCAAGCTCGAGACGCTGCAAGGCCTGCTCGGCGAGCTCGAAGCGGTGCTGCTCGCCTCGCCCCCGAAGCGGCCGCCCGCCCGGCCGAAGGCCGGTTCGGGCAAGGCCAGGCAGGCCGCAAGCCGAAATCCAGGCAGGGATTAA
- a CDS encoding NAD(P)-dependent oxidoreductase, with product MRILLTGAAGGVGTRLRKLLPPIYPDLVLSDLKTPADLASSEEFIRADLSDLSQVKTLVEGIDGIIHLGGFSVEGSWETILNANIIGTYNLFEAARLAGVKRVVFASSNHAVGFYPRSTTIDTHDLLRPDTRYGVSKAFGEALGAMYAYKHNIGVLAIRIGNVGEKPLDERRLAIWLKTEDLVSLCRIGLEREGLIYEVVYGMSDNKRAWWDNSRALELGYRPTGHSENYADEVLAADAPAGDPIAAFFQGGPFCADEFTGDPATVLKP from the coding sequence ATGCGGATCTTGTTGACCGGCGCGGCCGGAGGTGTCGGAACGCGGCTGCGCAAGCTGCTGCCGCCGATCTATCCCGATCTGGTGCTGAGCGACCTCAAGACGCCGGCCGATCTCGCGTCGTCGGAAGAATTCATCCGGGCCGATCTTTCCGACCTTTCGCAGGTGAAGACGCTCGTCGAGGGCATCGACGGCATCATTCACCTCGGCGGTTTCTCGGTCGAGGGCTCGTGGGAGACCATCCTCAACGCCAATATCATCGGCACCTACAACCTGTTCGAGGCGGCCCGGCTCGCCGGCGTCAAGCGCGTGGTGTTCGCCTCGTCCAACCATGCGGTCGGCTTCTATCCGCGCAGCACGACCATCGACACCCATGATCTGCTGCGTCCCGACACCCGCTATGGTGTCAGCAAGGCCTTCGGCGAGGCGCTCGGCGCGATGTACGCCTACAAGCACAATATCGGCGTGCTGGCGATCCGCATCGGCAATGTCGGCGAGAAGCCGCTCGACGAGCGGCGCCTCGCGATCTGGCTCAAGACCGAGGATCTGGTGTCGCTGTGCCGCATCGGCCTCGAGCGCGAAGGCCTGATTTACGAAGTCGTCTACGGCATGTCCGACAACAAGCGCGCCTGGTGGGACAACAGCCGCGCCCTCGAACTCGGCTATCGCCCGACCGGGCATTCGGAGAACTACGCCGACGAAGTTCTCGCCGCCGATGCCCCGGCGGGCGATCCGATCGCCGCGTTCTTCCAGGGCGGGCCGTTCTGCGCCGACGAATTCACCGGCGATCCGGCCACGGTCCTCAAGCCGTAA
- the hpaH gene encoding 2-oxo-hept-4-ene-1,7-dioate hydratase: protein MSLSPDAVRMAAARLFDAEKNRSQIRQLSIEYPQMTVADAYAVQTALVGLKVAAGGVVRGHKIGLTSKAMQSALDIDEPDSGVLFDDMFFADGGIVPTDRFIATRIEAELAFVMRDRLQGPDCTIFDVLNATDFVVPALEILDTRIERVDRETQATRKIVDTIADNAANAGIVLGGRPLRPLEADLRWIGALCYKNGQLEETGLAAGVLNHPANGIVWLVKKLAPLGLALEPGQVVLAGSFIRPIETRKGDTIQADFGAYGSVNCYFG, encoded by the coding sequence ATGAGCCTGTCTCCCGACGCCGTCCGCATGGCGGCCGCGCGGCTGTTCGATGCCGAGAAGAACCGCAGCCAGATCCGCCAGCTGTCGATCGAATATCCGCAGATGACGGTCGCGGACGCCTACGCGGTGCAGACCGCGCTGGTCGGACTCAAGGTCGCCGCCGGCGGCGTGGTGCGCGGCCACAAGATCGGCCTGACTTCCAAGGCGATGCAGAGCGCGCTCGACATCGACGAGCCGGATTCCGGCGTGCTGTTCGACGACATGTTCTTCGCCGACGGCGGCATCGTCCCGACCGACCGCTTCATCGCCACCCGGATCGAGGCGGAACTCGCCTTCGTCATGCGCGATCGCCTGCAGGGTCCGGACTGCACCATCTTCGACGTGCTCAATGCCACCGACTTCGTGGTGCCGGCGCTGGAAATCCTCGACACCCGGATCGAGCGCGTCGATCGCGAGACGCAGGCGACGCGCAAGATCGTCGACACCATCGCCGACAACGCCGCCAATGCCGGCATCGTGCTCGGCGGCCGGCCGCTGCGGCCGCTCGAAGCAGACCTGCGCTGGATCGGCGCGCTCTGCTACAAGAACGGCCAGTTGGAGGAGACCGGGCTCGCCGCCGGCGTGCTCAACCATCCCGCCAACGGCATCGTCTGGCTGGTGAAGAAACTGGCGCCGCTCGGGCTCGCGCTCGAACCCGGCCAGGTGGTGCTGGCCGGCTCCTTCATCCGGCCGATCGAAACCCGCAAGGGCGACACCATCCAGGCCGATTTCGGCGCTTATGGTTCGGTCAATTGCTATTTCGGCTGA
- a CDS encoding CsbD family protein: MGSTADKIKGTANEIAGKAKQDIGEATDSPKLKGEGAMQEAKGRGQKAMGDVKQAAKDAANAVADAANRKL, from the coding sequence ATGGGCAGCACTGCGGACAAGATCAAAGGTACCGCCAACGAGATCGCCGGCAAGGCCAAGCAGGACATCGGCGAGGCGACGGACTCGCCGAAGTTGAAGGGCGAGGGCGCCATGCAGGAGGCCAAGGGCCGCGGCCAGAAGGCGATGGGCGACGTCAAGCAAGCGGCCAAGGACGCAGCGAATGCGGTCGCGGATGCGGCGAACCGCAAGCTCTGA
- a CDS encoding thiamine pyrophosphate-dependent enzyme, with product MQIRSGGEAIVDHILAQGVDTVFGLPGAQIYGLFDAFALAAPRLKVIGARHEQACGYMAFGYARSTGRPGVFSVVPGPGVLNAGAAMLTAFGCNEPVLCLTGQVPMPFFAKGRGHLHEMPDQLATLRSFLKWADRAEYPAAAPAIVARAFQEMLSGRRGPAAVEMPWDVFTQRAAASAVAPLAPLPPPQPDPERIKAAAALVAGAKAPMIFVGAGAIDAADDILALAEMIDAPVVAFRSGRGIVSNAHELGLTMAAAYRVWPQTDLMIGIGTRLELPAWRWPYRPAGQKMIRIDIDPSEMRRYAPDAPIVADARDGTRALAAAVAKTGYARQPGRRDALREASAAAAQEIQAIQPQMAYLDILRQLLPQDGIVTDELSQVGFASWYGFPVYRPRTFLSSGYQGTLGSGFPTALGAKVAHPDKPVVAITGDGGFMFAVQELATAVQYKIGVVVLVFDNQSYGNVRRDQREVFDGRVVAADLVNPDFVRLAESFGVGAARVASPAAFRPALEQALADGGPRLIAIDVPRDSETSPWAFIHPKMPGT from the coding sequence ATGCAGATCCGCAGCGGCGGCGAGGCGATCGTCGACCATATCCTCGCCCAGGGCGTCGACACGGTTTTCGGCCTGCCGGGCGCGCAGATCTACGGGCTGTTCGACGCCTTCGCCCTCGCCGCGCCGCGGCTGAAGGTGATCGGCGCCCGCCATGAACAGGCCTGCGGCTATATGGCATTCGGCTATGCGCGCTCGACCGGCCGGCCGGGCGTGTTCAGCGTGGTGCCCGGCCCCGGCGTGCTCAATGCCGGCGCCGCGATGCTCACGGCCTTCGGCTGCAACGAGCCGGTGCTGTGCCTCACCGGCCAGGTGCCGATGCCGTTCTTCGCCAAGGGCCGCGGCCATCTGCACGAGATGCCGGACCAGCTCGCCACGTTGCGCTCGTTCCTCAAGTGGGCCGATCGCGCCGAATATCCGGCTGCGGCACCGGCGATCGTCGCCCGCGCCTTTCAGGAGATGCTGTCGGGCCGGCGCGGCCCGGCCGCCGTCGAGATGCCCTGGGATGTCTTCACCCAGCGCGCCGCGGCCAGCGCGGTGGCGCCACTCGCGCCGCTGCCGCCGCCGCAGCCCGATCCGGAGCGGATCAAGGCCGCCGCCGCTTTGGTCGCCGGCGCGAAGGCGCCGATGATCTTCGTCGGCGCCGGCGCGATCGACGCGGCGGACGACATCCTCGCGCTCGCCGAGATGATCGATGCCCCGGTGGTCGCCTTTCGTAGCGGCCGCGGCATCGTCAGCAACGCCCACGAGCTCGGCCTGACCATGGCCGCGGCCTACCGGGTATGGCCGCAAACCGATCTGATGATCGGCATCGGCACCCGGCTCGAGCTGCCGGCCTGGCGCTGGCCCTACCGGCCCGCCGGCCAGAAGATGATCCGCATCGACATCGATCCGTCGGAGATGCGGCGCTACGCGCCGGATGCGCCGATCGTCGCCGACGCGCGCGACGGCACGCGGGCCCTGGCCGCCGCGGTGGCCAAAACCGGTTATGCCCGCCAGCCCGGCCGCCGCGACGCGTTGCGCGAGGCAAGCGCCGCGGCGGCGCAGGAGATCCAGGCGATCCAGCCGCAGATGGCCTATCTCGACATCCTGCGCCAGCTCCTACCGCAGGACGGCATCGTCACCGACGAACTCTCCCAGGTCGGCTTCGCCTCCTGGTACGGCTTTCCGGTCTATCGCCCGCGCACCTTCCTCAGCTCCGGCTATCAGGGCACCCTGGGCTCGGGCTTTCCCACCGCGCTCGGCGCCAAGGTCGCCCATCCGGACAAGCCCGTGGTCGCGATCACCGGCGACGGCGGCTTCATGTTCGCGGTGCAGGAGCTCGCCACCGCGGTCCAGTACAAGATCGGCGTGGTGGTGCTGGTGTTCGACAACCAGTCCTACGGCAATGTCCGGCGCGACCAGCGCGAGGTGTTCGACGGCCGGGTTGTCGCCGCCGATCTCGTCAATCCCGATTTCGTCCGGCTCGCCGAGTCCTTCGGCGTCGGCGCGGCGCGCGTCGCCTCACCCGCTGCCTTCCGCCCGGCTCTGGAACAAGCGCTGGCGGACGGCGGCCCGCGCCTCATCGCCATCGACGTGCCGCGGGATTCGGAAACAAGTCCCTGGGCCTTCATCCATCCGAAGATGCCGGGGACGTGA
- the hpaE gene encoding 5-carboxymethyl-2-hydroxymuconate semialdehyde dehydrogenase, which produces MTKASSAADLYAANLERAKPLLARLRADGIGHFIGGRTVASSSGATFETISPVDRAVLAQVARGGAAEIDAAARSAEQAFRAWRDISPASRKKLLHKVADAIEARAADIAVLECLDTGQPYRFMAKAAIRAAENFRFFADRCESARDGLNLPSGEHWNVSTRVPIGPVGVITPWNTPFMLSTWKIAPALAAGCTVVHKPAEWSPVTADLLVRLAHDAGIPPGVFNTVHGYGEDAGRALTEHPAIKAIGFVGESSTGSAIMAQGAATLKRVHFELGGKNPVIVFDDADLERALDAVVFMIYSLNGERCTSSSRLLIQDTIAERFIDKLAARVRALEVGHPLDPATEIGPLIHQRHLAKVCSYFDVARQDGASIAVGGTTHDGPGGGFYVAPTLVTGAGAAMRVAQEEVFGPFLTVIPFKDESTAVEIANGVRYGLAGYVWTGDMGRALRVADALEAGMIWLNSENVRHLPTPFGGMKASGIGRDGGDFSFDFYMETKHISLARGTHNIQRLGV; this is translated from the coding sequence ATGACTAAGGCAAGCAGCGCCGCCGACCTCTATGCCGCCAACCTGGAACGGGCGAAGCCGCTTCTCGCCAGGCTGCGCGCCGACGGCATCGGTCATTTCATCGGCGGCAGGACGGTTGCCTCGAGCTCGGGCGCGACCTTCGAGACGATCTCGCCGGTGGACCGGGCGGTGCTGGCGCAGGTGGCGCGCGGCGGCGCCGCCGAGATCGATGCGGCGGCGCGATCCGCCGAGCAGGCATTCCGCGCCTGGCGCGACATTTCCCCGGCCAGCCGCAAGAAGCTCCTGCACAAGGTGGCCGACGCCATCGAGGCGCGCGCCGCCGACATTGCCGTGCTCGAATGTCTCGACACCGGCCAGCCCTACCGCTTCATGGCCAAGGCGGCGATCCGCGCCGCCGAGAATTTCCGTTTCTTCGCCGACCGCTGCGAAAGCGCTCGCGACGGCCTCAACCTGCCGAGCGGCGAGCACTGGAACGTGTCGACCCGGGTGCCGATCGGACCGGTCGGCGTCATCACGCCGTGGAACACGCCGTTCATGCTCTCCACCTGGAAGATCGCGCCGGCGCTGGCGGCGGGCTGCACCGTCGTGCACAAGCCGGCGGAATGGTCGCCGGTCACCGCCGATCTCCTGGTGCGGCTGGCGCATGACGCCGGCATCCCGCCGGGCGTGTTCAACACCGTCCACGGCTATGGCGAGGACGCCGGCCGGGCGCTGACCGAACACCCCGCCATCAAGGCGATCGGCTTCGTCGGCGAGAGCTCGACCGGCTCGGCGATCATGGCTCAGGGCGCCGCCACCTTGAAGCGGGTCCATTTCGAGCTCGGCGGCAAGAACCCGGTGATCGTGTTCGACGATGCCGACCTCGAGCGCGCGCTCGATGCCGTGGTCTTCATGATCTATTCGCTCAACGGCGAACGCTGCACCTCGTCGAGCCGTCTCCTGATCCAGGACACCATCGCCGAGCGTTTCATCGACAAGCTCGCGGCCCGGGTGCGCGCGCTCGAGGTTGGCCATCCGCTCGATCCTGCGACCGAGATCGGACCCTTGATCCACCAGCGCCACCTCGCCAAGGTCTGTTCCTATTTCGACGTCGCGCGGCAGGACGGCGCGAGCATCGCCGTCGGCGGGACAACGCATGACGGCCCCGGCGGCGGGTTCTATGTGGCGCCGACCCTCGTCACGGGAGCCGGCGCGGCGATGCGCGTCGCCCAGGAAGAAGTGTTCGGCCCCTTCCTCACCGTGATCCCGTTCAAGGACGAGAGCACGGCGGTCGAAATCGCCAACGGCGTGCGCTACGGCCTCGCCGGCTATGTCTGGACCGGCGACATGGGCCGCGCGCTGCGCGTTGCCGATGCGCTGGAGGCCGGCATGATCTGGCTCAATTCGGAGAATGTCCGGCACCTGCCGACGCCGTTCGGCGGCATGAAGGCCTCCGGCATCGGCCGCGACGGCGGCGATTTTTCGTTCGACTTCTACATGGAGACCAAGCACATCAGCCTGGCGCGCGGGACCCACAACATCCAGCGCCTCGGCGTCTGA
- a CDS encoding cupin domain-containing protein, with the protein MSDHHHGHTHPHAHHHGGDHDDVQPGSSGERWKHDGVRVIPGNQLDPNVPSTPGMDRKAAINFARVGAQKLWAGTVTIRPDAKTGAHHHGHLESVIYVVSGKARMRWGEKLEFTAEAGPGDFIFVPPYVPHQEINASPDEVLQCVLVRSDGEAVAINLDIEPVEKPETVPWVDPVHPAPRT; encoded by the coding sequence ATGAGCGACCATCACCACGGCCACACCCACCCTCACGCACATCATCACGGCGGCGATCACGATGATGTGCAGCCGGGTTCCTCCGGCGAGCGCTGGAAGCACGATGGTGTCAGAGTCATCCCGGGGAACCAGCTCGATCCCAACGTGCCGTCGACGCCGGGCATGGACCGCAAGGCGGCGATCAATTTTGCCCGCGTCGGCGCCCAGAAACTGTGGGCGGGGACGGTGACGATCAGGCCCGACGCCAAGACCGGCGCCCATCATCACGGTCATCTGGAGAGCGTCATTTATGTGGTGAGCGGCAAGGCGCGGATGCGCTGGGGCGAGAAGCTGGAGTTTACCGCCGAGGCCGGTCCCGGCGATTTCATCTTCGTGCCACCCTACGTGCCGCACCAGGAGATCAATGCCAGCCCGGACGAGGTGCTGCAATGCGTACTGGTGCGCAGCGACGGCGAAGCGGTGGCGATCAATCTCGATATCGAGCCGGTGGAGAAGCCGGAGACGGTGCCGTGGGTCGATCCGGTGCATCCCGCGCCGCGGACGTGA
- a CDS encoding fumarylacetoacetate hydrolase family protein: MSQPPRFVSFRRDGIERNDVEHNDVEHNDVERYGLVVGDGVVDLTQPGLPTLREVIAADALPRLAERAAGRKADRALAEIELRPPVPAPEKIICIGVNYPDRNAEYRDDQDAPKYPSMFMRTARSFVGHGAPLVRPTVSPQLDYEGEVALVIGRAGRHIAQQDALDHVAAVTICNEGTIRDWVRHAKFNVTQGKNFDSSGSLGPWLVPFTGEAQIADLRLTTRVNGELRQDDRTSRMIFGFRYLISYITTFTTLVPGDIIVTGTPTGAGARFDPPRYLKPGDVVEVEVENIGTLRNGVVDERR; the protein is encoded by the coding sequence ATGAGCCAGCCGCCCCGCTTCGTCAGCTTTCGCCGCGACGGCATCGAGCGCAACGACGTCGAGCACAACGACGTCGAGCACAACGACGTCGAGCGCTACGGCCTCGTCGTCGGCGACGGTGTCGTCGACCTGACGCAACCTGGGCTACCGACCTTGCGCGAGGTGATCGCGGCCGACGCCCTGCCCCGCCTCGCCGAGCGCGCGGCAGGCCGCAAGGCCGATCGCGCCCTCGCCGAGATCGAATTGCGGCCGCCGGTGCCGGCGCCGGAAAAGATCATCTGCATCGGCGTCAACTATCCCGACCGCAACGCCGAATACAGGGACGACCAGGACGCGCCGAAATATCCCAGCATGTTCATGCGCACGGCGCGCTCCTTCGTCGGCCACGGCGCGCCGCTGGTGCGTCCGACCGTCTCGCCGCAGCTCGACTACGAAGGCGAGGTGGCGCTGGTCATCGGCCGCGCCGGGCGCCACATCGCGCAGCAGGATGCGCTCGATCACGTCGCCGCGGTGACGATCTGCAACGAGGGCACGATCCGCGACTGGGTGCGCCACGCCAAGTTCAACGTGACGCAGGGCAAGAACTTCGATTCGTCCGGCAGCCTCGGCCCCTGGCTGGTGCCATTCACGGGCGAAGCGCAGATCGCCGACCTGCGGCTGACCACGCGGGTCAACGGCGAGCTGCGCCAGGACGATCGCACCAGCCGGATGATCTTCGGCTTTCGCTATCTGATCAGCTACATCACCACCTTCACCACGCTCGTTCCCGGTGACATCATCGTCACCGGCACGCCGACCGGCGCCGGCGCCCGCTTCGATCCGCCGCGCTATCTCAAGCCCGGCGACGTCGTCGAGGTCGAGGTCGAAAATATCGGCACGCTGCGCAACGGCGTCGTCGACGAACGGCGGTAA
- a CDS encoding 5-carboxymethyl-2-hydroxymuconate Delta-isomerase → MPHFTIEYSANLGQRTDIGAVVELVRRSALDTGVFPIGGIRVRAIRCDDYAIGDGNPDLAFLAMVLRMGQGRDFDTRKAAGEAIFEALAAHLEPVFAASLLSLSFEIVEVAELNWKKNNIHAFLKGQAGHD, encoded by the coding sequence ATGCCGCATTTCACCATCGAATACTCGGCGAACCTCGGCCAGCGCACCGACATCGGTGCGGTGGTCGAGCTGGTCCGGCGCAGCGCGCTCGACACCGGGGTGTTTCCGATCGGCGGCATCCGCGTGCGCGCCATCCGTTGCGACGATTATGCCATCGGCGACGGCAACCCGGACCTCGCCTTCCTCGCCATGGTGCTGCGCATGGGCCAGGGCCGCGACTTCGACACCCGCAAGGCCGCGGGCGAAGCCATCTTCGAGGCGCTCGCCGCCCATCTCGAACCGGTCTTTGCCGCGAGCCTGCTGTCGCTGTCCTTCGAGATCGTCGAAGTCGCCGAGCTGAACTGGAAGAAGAACAACATCCACGCCTTCCTGAAGGGACAAGCCGGCCATGACTAA
- a CDS encoding outer membrane protein, whose protein sequence is MVQPPWRTDPAVFDWRGLYFGSHIGVGSSRTDWERATGALAAYSPFGAENVSGGARYGVQIGYNFQSGPVVIGAEADLSFGHSSGFARCALAMYVCTTGINEVGTVTARLGYATGNFLWYGKGGGAWAQIDRNLTSSVITPVYSVSETRAGWTVGAGAEYAFNSALSAKIEYDYADLGRRSLTVASQFGQVADFTTSQNLHLVKLGLNYHLGAAPTPASGLSIPAGALPQWSWTGIYLGVHAGGAFGRNEFVSATAALLASSSSGGFPGGGNTEGLLAGGQIGANYQTGGWVVGLDVAAAASAIDGYAKCAQNVFGLINNACHNRITSLGTIAGRLGPTFGNLLIYGKAGAAWGAETSEISNFYAPDSYTESGTRWGWIAGSGLEYAFSRNLSAFVEYDHIDFGTRNASFASQLGNTSVVGLNQRIDLVKTGLNYRLGGGPPTLDANAADPKLFLKAAQSPAGWTIEVGARYYGSNGRMQKDLYHPFTPARLNSRLTYADQAGHAGETFFRFDHDSGIFVKGNFGLGHLVGGNLNDEDFPGAVDYSNTLSKMKDGRLMYGSADIGTNIITARDAKLGGFVGYRSFYERSNDSGCLQIATDTLCVPTDQTSFVGLSETASWRGVALGLNARMGLTDRLKLEVDAAYLPFVNREGIDNHWYRSNINPQDEPGHGWGTQFEAILSYAVSERLSVGIGGRYQFLTTTDGSTHFPTIADNSPQKQYSERYGGFLQTSYKFGDVPDRLDQATNAQAADKVPPPAPVNWSGIYIGGTIGAGLGRSRYADPFPAPVWGDDADLGGATAGGQFGANYQAGSVVVGGEIAASWADIQGSNTCFAGFPNASLAGFNCGSRIGAIGAFTARIGYAWARALVYARGGLALDHQRDEFNTTGVGGTIQDHSSTNWGWIAGGGLEYALTPRWSVALDYKYYDFGKSGAFTTTALPELTNINLAPASNRIQTFTMGVNYRFAPIEWL, encoded by the coding sequence TTGGTCCAGCCGCCCTGGCGGACCGACCCGGCCGTTTTCGATTGGCGGGGGCTTTATTTCGGCAGCCATATCGGCGTCGGCAGTTCCAGGACTGATTGGGAACGGGCGACCGGAGCGCTGGCCGCCTATTCGCCGTTTGGAGCCGAGAACGTCAGCGGCGGCGCCCGCTACGGCGTCCAGATCGGCTACAATTTTCAATCCGGACCGGTCGTCATCGGCGCCGAGGCGGATCTGAGCTTCGGTCATTCCAGCGGATTCGCCCGCTGCGCGCTTGCGATGTACGTCTGCACCACCGGGATCAACGAGGTCGGCACCGTCACGGCTCGGCTTGGCTACGCCACCGGAAATTTTCTCTGGTACGGCAAGGGTGGCGGCGCCTGGGCCCAGATCGACCGCAACCTGACCAGCAGCGTCATCACGCCGGTCTACAGCGTTTCCGAAACGCGGGCCGGGTGGACGGTCGGCGCCGGCGCCGAATATGCCTTCAATTCCGCGCTGTCCGCCAAGATCGAGTACGACTACGCCGACCTCGGCAGGCGATCGCTGACCGTCGCCAGCCAGTTCGGCCAGGTCGCGGACTTCACCACGTCGCAGAACCTGCATCTGGTCAAGCTCGGGCTCAACTACCACCTTGGCGCGGCGCCGACGCCGGCCAGCGGGCTATCGATTCCCGCCGGCGCGCTGCCGCAGTGGAGCTGGACCGGGATCTACCTCGGCGTGCATGCCGGCGGCGCGTTCGGACGAAACGAGTTCGTCTCGGCGACAGCGGCACTGCTGGCGAGTTCGTCGTCGGGAGGCTTCCCCGGTGGAGGCAACACCGAAGGCCTTCTCGCCGGCGGCCAGATCGGGGCCAATTACCAGACCGGCGGATGGGTGGTCGGCCTCGACGTCGCGGCGGCTGCGTCCGCTATCGACGGCTACGCCAAATGCGCCCAGAACGTTTTCGGACTGATCAACAACGCCTGCCACAACAGGATCACGTCGCTCGGCACGATTGCCGGCCGCCTCGGTCCGACCTTTGGCAATCTCCTGATCTACGGCAAGGCAGGGGCTGCCTGGGGTGCGGAGACCAGCGAGATCTCCAACTTCTATGCTCCCGACAGCTATACGGAAAGCGGCACCCGCTGGGGCTGGATCGCCGGCTCGGGCCTCGAATATGCCTTCAGCCGAAATCTGTCGGCATTCGTCGAATACGATCACATCGATTTCGGCACGCGGAATGCCTCTTTCGCCAGCCAGCTCGGCAACACCTCGGTGGTGGGGCTCAATCAGCGGATCGATCTCGTCAAGACCGGCCTCAACTATCGGCTGGGCGGCGGGCCGCCGACCCTTGATGCCAATGCCGCCGATCCGAAGCTTTTCCTCAAGGCGGCGCAATCTCCGGCCGGATGGACCATCGAGGTCGGCGCGCGGTACTATGGCAGCAACGGCCGCATGCAGAAGGACCTCTACCATCCTTTCACCCCTGCCCGCCTCAACTCGCGCCTGACCTATGCCGACCAGGCCGGTCACGCCGGCGAGACCTTTTTCCGCTTCGACCACGACAGCGGCATCTTCGTCAAAGGCAATTTCGGCCTGGGACATCTCGTCGGCGGCAACCTCAATGACGAAGACTTTCCGGGGGCGGTCGATTACTCCAACACCCTTTCGAAGATGAAGGACGGCCGGCTGATGTATGGCAGCGCCGATATCGGCACCAACATCATCACTGCGCGGGACGCCAAGCTGGGCGGCTTTGTCGGCTACCGGTCATTCTACGAACGCAGCAACGACTCCGGTTGCCTGCAGATTGCGACGGACACGCTCTGCGTGCCCACCGATCAGACCAGTTTCGTCGGTCTTTCCGAAACGGCATCCTGGCGCGGCGTTGCGCTGGGGCTGAACGCCCGGATGGGTTTGACCGACAGGCTGAAGCTGGAGGTCGACGCGGCCTACCTGCCTTTCGTCAATCGCGAGGGGATCGATAACCATTGGTACCGCTCGAACATCAATCCGCAGGATGAGCCCGGTCACGGCTGGGGGACGCAGTTCGAGGCGATCCTGTCCTACGCCGTCAGTGAGCGCCTCAGTGTCGGCATCGGCGGGCGCTACCAGTTCTTGACGACGACGGACGGATCGACACACTTCCCGACCATCGCCGACAACTCGCCGCAGAAGCAATATTCGGAGCGCTATGGCGGCTTCCTGCAGACCTCCTACAAATTCGGCGACGTGCCGGATCGGCTGGACCAGGCCACGAACGCGCAAGCTGCCGACAAGGTGCCGCCGCCGGCGCCGGTGAACTGGTCCGGGATCTATATCGGCGGAACGATCGGCGCAGGTCTCGGGCGAAGCCGCTACGCCGATCCCTTCCCCGCACCGGTCTGGGGCGACGACGCGGACCTCGGCGGCGCCACCGCCGGCGGCCAGTTCGGCGCCAACTATCAGGCCGGCTCCGTCGTGGTCGGCGGCGAGATCGCCGCGAGCTGGGCCGACATCCAGGGCAGCAACACCTGTTTCGCCGGTTTCCCGAACGCTTCGCTCGCCGGATTCAACTGCGGCAGCAGGATCGGCGCCATCGGCGCCTTCACCGCACGGATAGGCTACGCATGGGCTCGCGCGCTGGTCTATGCCAGGGGCGGTCTCGCCCTTGATCATCAGCGCGATGAGTTCAACACGACGGGCGTCGGCGGAACGATCCAGGACCATTCCAGCACGAACTGGGGATGGATCGCGGGCGGCGGGCTCGAATATGCCCTGACGCCGCGGTGGTCGGTGGCGCTGGACTACAAGTACTACGATTTCGGAAAATCCGGCGCCTTCACGACCACGGCGCTTCCGGAGCTGACCAACATCAACCTGGCGCCGGCCAGCAATCGCATCCAGACTTTCACCATGGGCGTCAATTACAGGTTCGCACCGATCGAGTGGCTCTGA